From a region of the Williamsia phyllosphaerae genome:
- a CDS encoding DUF1540 domain-containing protein, with protein sequence MTTLEMPHVSDCSVSACSYNHDGCHAFAINVSGDNGTADCATFIPLSIKGGLDVVSPQVGACQRADCSHNDNLECTAASVQIGAANAGDTANCLTYATA encoded by the coding sequence ATGACCACTCTCGAAATGCCGCATGTCTCCGACTGTTCGGTGAGCGCCTGCTCGTACAACCACGACGGCTGCCACGCCTTCGCGATCAACGTCAGTGGCGACAACGGCACCGCTGACTGCGCCACCTTCATCCCGCTGTCGATCAAGGGCGGACTCGATGTGGTCTCCCCGCAGGTCGGCGCCTGCCAGCGAGCAGACTGCTCGCACAACGACAACCTTGAGTGCACCGCGGCATCGGTTCAGATCGGCGCCGCGAACGCGGGTGACACCGCCAACTGCCTCACCTACGCGACGGCTTGA